A stretch of the Mycolicibacterium celeriflavum genome encodes the following:
- a CDS encoding alpha/beta fold hydrolase: MPTITTSDGVDIFFKDWGSGQPIVFSHGWPLSADDWDTQMLFFLKHGYRVVAHDRRGHGRSSQVADGHDMDHYVDDLAAVVEHLDLRDAIHVGHSTGGGEVAHYLARHGESRAAKAALISAVPPLMVKTEANPAGLPKDVFDDLQAQLAANRSEFYRALPSGPFYGFNRPGVEASEAIIANWWRQGMMGGAKAHYDGIVAFSQTDFTEDLKKITVPVLVMHSEDDQIVPYVAAGPRSAELLPNGTLKTYRGFPHGMPTTHADVINADLLDFLRS; this comes from the coding sequence ATGCCCACGATCACCACGAGCGACGGCGTCGACATCTTCTTCAAGGACTGGGGCTCGGGTCAACCGATCGTGTTCAGCCACGGTTGGCCGCTGTCGGCCGACGACTGGGACACCCAGATGCTGTTCTTCCTGAAGCACGGGTACCGCGTTGTCGCGCATGACCGTCGCGGCCACGGCAGGTCGTCGCAGGTTGCCGACGGTCACGACATGGACCATTACGTCGACGATCTTGCCGCGGTCGTCGAACACCTCGACCTGCGCGATGCGATCCATGTCGGACACTCGACGGGCGGCGGCGAGGTCGCGCATTACCTCGCGCGCCACGGTGAGAGTCGAGCGGCCAAGGCGGCGCTCATCAGCGCTGTGCCGCCGCTGATGGTCAAGACCGAGGCCAATCCAGCCGGACTGCCGAAGGATGTGTTCGACGACCTGCAGGCGCAATTGGCCGCCAACCGCTCGGAGTTCTATCGCGCGTTGCCGTCCGGCCCGTTCTACGGATTCAACCGCCCCGGTGTCGAGGCATCGGAAGCGATCATCGCGAATTGGTGGCGCCAGGGCATGATGGGCGGCGCCAAGGCGCACTACGACGGCATCGTCGCGTTCTCGCAGACGGACTTCACCGAGGACCTCAAGAAGATCACCGTTCCGGTTCTGGTGATGCACAGCGAGGACGACCAGATCGTGCCGTACGTCGCCGCGGGTCCGCGGTCCGCCGAACTGCTGCCGAACGGCACGCTGAAGACCTACCGGGGATTCCCGCACGGCATGCCGACCACGCATGCCGACGTCATCAACGCCGACCTGCTGGATTTCCTCCGGTCCTGA
- a CDS encoding molybdopterin-containing oxidoreductase family protein, with translation MIATVEDGHLVALRPDKQHPLSAGFACQKGIAFTEVVNDPDRVTVPLRRGPDGFEPVGWDEAMSDIASRLGEVLRRNGSGAVGWYMGNPGAFSYAHTFAALLFIKGLGRHGHYFTASSQDTNSRLIASQLLYGVPTSVPIPDLTRTDLLVMMGANPVVSHGSFLTAPRIKDRMHDIVKRGGRVVIVDPRRSETAMAFEWLGVVPDTDSLLLLSLLQVMFADGLVDIVTVKRQADGVEWLRSLCGSFTPEATAAQTGIDADSVRALAYDLVRTPRAAVYGRLGTCVGSHGTLTTYLIDAVNLVAGNLDVPGGSVFSSMHTVGQRWQNVAMGAVMRRSYRRKRSRISGTPSAIGSEPAALMAKEITTPGDRRIRAMFVSAGNPVLSVPNGEELEAAFGELELSVALDFYVTETSAQCDYILPVTTMYERDDFPYTFQAFQATPFRQATEAVVKPVGEARGEWDIVEDLAGRLGRRVPAFAVFNGVRRLLDACGFELTPRLMMDVLVRMSEGGNRFGLRRGGLTLRRLTEEHPHGVVLSPHIRTGVLRGAVAYLSRRVRLEHAGIAAEVEKLSRRSRPDGYPLRMIGMREPRSENSWMHNSPLLMRGDPRQHALMHVGDAAEQQIVDGDEVRISSPHGAITVPVLTTKDLVAGVVAVPHGWGHKGTGSWRLANRAGGANVNQLTSSDPADVEALSGMAWLTGVPVRVERV, from the coding sequence ATGATCGCCACTGTCGAGGACGGACACCTGGTGGCGTTGCGGCCCGACAAGCAGCACCCGCTGTCGGCCGGCTTTGCCTGCCAGAAGGGCATCGCGTTCACCGAGGTGGTCAACGACCCGGACCGCGTCACCGTCCCGCTGCGCCGGGGTCCCGACGGTTTCGAGCCGGTTGGCTGGGACGAGGCGATGTCCGACATCGCGTCACGACTGGGCGAGGTCCTGCGCCGAAACGGGTCCGGCGCGGTCGGCTGGTACATGGGCAACCCGGGTGCGTTCAGCTATGCCCACACGTTCGCGGCGCTGCTGTTCATCAAGGGACTCGGACGCCACGGGCACTACTTCACCGCGTCGTCGCAGGACACCAACAGCAGGCTGATCGCGAGCCAGTTGCTCTACGGCGTGCCGACGTCGGTCCCGATCCCGGACCTGACCCGCACCGACCTGCTGGTCATGATGGGCGCCAATCCCGTTGTGTCGCATGGAAGTTTTCTCACCGCACCACGGATCAAAGACCGGATGCACGACATCGTCAAGCGCGGTGGCCGCGTGGTGATCGTCGATCCGCGGCGCAGTGAGACCGCGATGGCGTTCGAATGGCTGGGCGTCGTGCCGGACACGGACTCGTTGCTGTTGTTGTCGCTGCTGCAGGTGATGTTCGCCGACGGCCTCGTCGACATCGTCACAGTGAAACGGCAGGCCGACGGCGTCGAGTGGTTGCGTTCGTTGTGCGGGTCGTTCACTCCGGAGGCGACTGCGGCGCAGACCGGTATCGATGCCGACAGCGTGCGCGCGCTGGCGTACGACCTGGTGCGGACGCCGCGAGCCGCCGTCTACGGCAGGCTCGGCACCTGCGTGGGTAGCCACGGCACCTTGACCACCTATCTCATTGACGCGGTCAACCTGGTGGCGGGCAACCTCGATGTGCCGGGCGGTTCGGTGTTCAGCTCGATGCACACCGTCGGCCAGAGGTGGCAGAACGTCGCGATGGGCGCCGTCATGCGGCGGTCGTATCGGCGTAAGCGGTCGCGGATCAGCGGAACCCCGAGCGCGATCGGTTCCGAGCCCGCGGCGCTGATGGCCAAGGAGATCACCACACCGGGTGACCGCCGGATCCGGGCGATGTTCGTCTCGGCCGGCAATCCCGTGCTGTCGGTGCCGAACGGTGAGGAACTCGAGGCAGCGTTCGGGGAACTGGAGCTGTCCGTCGCGCTCGACTTCTACGTCACCGAGACGAGCGCGCAGTGCGACTACATCCTGCCCGTCACCACGATGTACGAGCGCGACGACTTCCCGTACACATTTCAGGCGTTTCAGGCCACACCGTTTCGACAGGCCACCGAAGCCGTCGTCAAACCCGTCGGTGAGGCGCGAGGCGAATGGGACATCGTCGAGGACCTCGCTGGGCGGCTGGGGCGTCGTGTGCCGGCCTTCGCCGTCTTCAATGGTGTGCGAAGGCTGCTTGACGCGTGCGGTTTCGAGTTGACGCCACGGCTGATGATGGACGTGTTGGTGCGAATGTCAGAGGGTGGCAACCGGTTTGGCCTGCGTCGCGGTGGATTGACGCTGCGGCGGCTGACCGAGGAGCATCCGCACGGCGTCGTGCTGTCACCGCACATCCGCACGGGAGTGCTGCGCGGAGCGGTCGCGTACCTGTCGCGACGTGTGCGCTTGGAACATGCCGGAATCGCCGCCGAGGTCGAGAAGCTGTCGCGGCGTTCGCGCCCCGACGGCTACCCGCTGCGGATGATCGGCATGCGCGAGCCACGCTCGGAGAACTCGTGGATGCACAACTCACCGCTGCTGATGCGTGGCGATCCTCGCCAGCATGCGTTGATGCATGTCGGCGATGCGGCCGAGCAGCAGATCGTCGACGGCGACGAGGTGCGGATCAGCTCGCCCCATGGCGCCATCACGGTTCCGGTCCTGACGACCAAGGATCTGGTCGCCGGGGTGGTCGCGGTGCCGCACGGCTGGGGCCACAAGGGCACGGGCTCCTGGCGACTGGCGAACCGCGCCGGTGGCGCCAACGTCAACCAGCTGACGTCGAGCGACCCCGCCGACGTCGAGGCGTTGTCGGGGATGGCGTGGTTGACCGGAGTCCCCGTGCGCGTGGAGCGCGTTTAG
- a CDS encoding nuclear transport factor 2 family protein encodes MTEADLVEIEAIKQLKARYCRLLDTKQWAAWRTIFTDDFLSDTSEAGGKVIDGADKFVAFTRKSLRNQATVHQVHAPEIVITSPTTARGVWALEDVVRFGPGINLRGYGHYTETYEKADGQWRIKSSKLTRLREDVGNGLVAVFISDPMRRAIGRLSRRVLK; translated from the coding sequence GTGACCGAAGCCGATCTTGTCGAGATCGAAGCGATCAAACAGTTGAAGGCGCGCTACTGCAGGCTGCTCGACACCAAGCAGTGGGCGGCCTGGCGCACCATCTTCACCGACGACTTTCTCAGCGACACCTCCGAAGCGGGCGGCAAGGTAATCGACGGCGCAGACAAGTTCGTCGCGTTCACCCGAAAAAGTCTGCGCAACCAGGCGACCGTGCATCAGGTGCATGCACCGGAGATCGTGATCACCTCGCCGACGACGGCGCGCGGTGTGTGGGCACTGGAGGACGTCGTGCGATTCGGTCCTGGCATCAACCTGCGTGGGTACGGGCACTACACCGAGACGTACGAGAAAGCCGACGGGCAGTGGCGCATCAAGAGCTCGAAGCTGACGCGTCTACGCGAAGACGTCGGCAATGGCCTTGTCGCCGTGTTCATCTCGGATCCGATGCGCCGCGCAATCGGTCGGCTGTCGCGTCGGGTGTTGAAGTAG
- a CDS encoding NAD-dependent epimerase/dehydratase family protein — MGPSGFVGSHVTRKLVERGDDVRVYLRKTSSTVAIDDLEVERCYGDLYDDEALRAAMSDRDVVYYCIVDTRFHLRDPAPLFETNVNCLQRVLDVAAEADLHRFVFCSTIGTIALGDGRGPVTEDMPFDWGDKGGAYIESRRQAEDLVLRYVRERGLPAVAMCVSNPYGPGDWQPHQGLMVQYAAFGKIPAYITGVHTEVVGIEDVAEAFLLAGENGGIGERYIISESYMSMRDMLQTAATEVGATPPRFGVPLAVVYASVRVANVVGRLVRREVPINATGVRLLHIMPPADHSKATRELGWQPRPTAESIRRAARFYVERAKEMAK, encoded by the coding sequence ATGGGGCCCAGCGGCTTCGTCGGCTCACACGTCACCCGCAAACTCGTCGAGCGCGGCGACGACGTGCGGGTGTACCTGCGCAAGACCAGTTCGACAGTGGCCATAGACGACCTCGAGGTGGAGCGCTGCTACGGCGATCTCTACGACGACGAGGCACTGCGAGCGGCGATGTCGGACCGCGACGTCGTCTACTACTGCATCGTGGACACCCGCTTCCACCTGCGCGACCCGGCGCCGCTGTTCGAGACGAACGTCAACTGCCTGCAGCGGGTGCTCGACGTCGCCGCCGAGGCCGACCTTCATCGGTTCGTGTTCTGCAGCACCATCGGCACGATCGCGCTGGGCGACGGACGAGGTCCGGTCACCGAGGACATGCCGTTCGACTGGGGCGACAAGGGCGGTGCGTACATCGAATCACGCCGGCAGGCAGAAGATCTCGTGCTGCGCTACGTGCGCGAACGTGGGCTTCCGGCGGTGGCAATGTGCGTGTCGAACCCGTACGGCCCGGGCGATTGGCAGCCGCATCAGGGGTTGATGGTGCAGTACGCCGCGTTCGGCAAGATTCCCGCCTACATCACAGGTGTGCACACCGAGGTCGTCGGCATCGAGGATGTCGCAGAGGCATTTCTGCTCGCCGGGGAGAACGGCGGGATAGGCGAGCGGTACATCATCTCCGAGTCATACATGTCGATGCGAGACATGTTGCAGACAGCGGCAACCGAAGTGGGGGCGACGCCACCGCGATTCGGCGTCCCGCTCGCTGTGGTGTACGCCTCGGTGCGCGTGGCGAACGTCGTCGGCAGGCTGGTGCGACGCGAGGTTCCGATCAACGCGACCGGTGTCCGACTGTTGCACATCATGCCGCCGGCGGACCACAGTAAGGCGACCAGAGAACTGGGCTGGCAGCCACGGCCGACCGCCGAGTCGATCAGACGCGCCGCGCGGTTCTATGTCGAACGCGCGAAAGAGATGGCCAAGTGA
- a CDS encoding thiolase family protein: MNDVAIIGVGLHPFGRFEGKSAMEMGVDAIFAAVADAGVEWKDIQFATGGSWTVANPDAIVGMVGLSGIPFTNVFNACATAASAAKACADGIRLGDYDIGIAIGLDKHPRGAFTEDPALVGMPRWYAENGQYLTTQFFGMKANRYLHEHGISQQTLAKVAAKNFRNGALNPNAFRRKPIPEDQILNSTMLNYPLTQYMFCAPDEGAAAVVMCRADIAERYTAKPVYLRAVEVRTRKYGAYEVNTTFAPVEEDVAPTVYAAKAAFEKAGMAPEDVDVIQLQDTDAGAEIIHMAECGFCADGEQEKLLADGATEITGSLPVNTDGGLIANGEPIGASGLRQIHELVRQLRGEAGDRQVPGEPKVGFSQLYGAPGTAAATILTT; the protein is encoded by the coding sequence ATGAATGACGTCGCGATCATCGGTGTCGGCCTGCATCCGTTCGGCCGTTTCGAGGGCAAATCGGCCATGGAGATGGGCGTCGACGCGATCTTCGCCGCCGTCGCCGACGCCGGCGTGGAGTGGAAGGACATCCAGTTCGCGACGGGCGGCAGCTGGACCGTCGCCAACCCGGACGCGATCGTCGGCATGGTAGGGTTGTCCGGCATCCCGTTCACCAACGTGTTCAACGCCTGTGCGACGGCGGCCAGCGCCGCCAAGGCTTGCGCCGACGGGATTCGACTGGGCGACTACGACATCGGCATTGCCATCGGCCTGGACAAGCACCCGCGCGGCGCGTTCACCGAAGATCCCGCCCTCGTCGGCATGCCGCGGTGGTACGCCGAAAATGGCCAGTACCTGACCACCCAGTTCTTCGGCATGAAGGCCAACCGCTATCTGCACGAGCACGGCATCAGCCAGCAGACACTGGCGAAGGTCGCGGCGAAGAACTTCCGCAACGGCGCGCTGAATCCGAACGCCTTCCGCCGTAAGCCCATCCCCGAGGACCAGATCCTCAACTCAACGATGCTGAATTATCCGCTCACCCAGTACATGTTCTGCGCCCCCGACGAAGGTGCGGCGGCCGTCGTGATGTGTCGCGCCGACATCGCCGAGCGCTACACCGCCAAGCCGGTGTACCTGCGGGCGGTCGAGGTTCGCACTCGTAAGTACGGCGCCTACGAGGTGAACACCACGTTCGCGCCGGTCGAGGAGGACGTCGCGCCGACCGTCTACGCCGCGAAAGCCGCGTTCGAAAAAGCCGGTATGGCACCGGAAGACGTCGACGTCATTCAGTTGCAGGACACCGACGCCGGAGCGGAGATCATCCACATGGCCGAGTGCGGGTTCTGCGCCGACGGCGAGCAGGAGAAGCTGTTGGCCGACGGGGCAACCGAGATCACCGGCTCCCTGCCGGTCAACACCGACGGGGGCCTGATCGCCAACGGCGAGCCGATCGGCGCGTCGGGTCTTCGGCAGATCCACGAACTGGTGCGCCAACTGCGCGGCGAGGCGGGCGACCGCCAAGTCCCGGGAGAACCGAAAGTCGGCTTCTCTCAACTGTATGGCGCGCCGGGCACCGCCGCCGCGACGATCTTGACCACCTGA